A DNA window from Candidatus Sulfidibacterium hydrothermale contains the following coding sequences:
- a CDS encoding YceI family protein gives MKQRLITYLFFSFLMSGSVFAMEPVKGDTTEYRIDTVHSRLYWSCNIHHGYMYLQQGCLKMSGENLIGADILMKMDSVFDQDITYQLMKKTLQNILRSDVFFNTKKYPYSRFVLDHARHIKGSEYEVTGDLELTGVEGCITFKVRILKKGDHLEIKSDKFYINRLRWGITSYSAHVAKSRKNFIVSDSIGISFDLRATPKK, from the coding sequence ATGAAACAAAGACTAATTACATACCTGTTTTTCTCTTTTTTGATGAGTGGTTCGGTATTTGCCATGGAACCGGTAAAAGGAGATACTACAGAATATCGTATTGATACGGTGCACAGCCGCCTTTACTGGTCGTGTAATATCCATCACGGCTATATGTATTTGCAACAGGGATGCCTGAAAATGAGTGGGGAAAATTTGATTGGTGCTGATATCCTGATGAAAATGGACAGCGTATTCGATCAGGATATTACCTATCAATTGATGAAAAAGACATTGCAAAATATTTTACGCTCCGATGTCTTTTTCAATACCAAAAAATATCCTTATTCGCGTTTTGTTCTTGATCATGCCCGTCACATAAAAGGCAGTGAGTACGAAGTAACCGGTGATCTGGAACTCACGGGAGTGGAGGGCTGTATAACTTTTAAGGTGCGTATTTTGAAAAAAGGAGACCATCTGGAGATCAAGTCGGATAAGTTTTATATCAACCGGCTGCGATGGGGTATCACCAGTTATTCGGCCCATGTGGCTAAAAGCCGTAAGAACTTTATTGTGAGCGACAGTAT